From a region of the Teredinibacter turnerae genome:
- a CDS encoding GNAT family N-acetyltransferase, with protein MGLIDFKSTYTIVFSGNKKHLQMQIVTAKPESQLAADLLLLLKNEWPEFEDFKQEKLGLRIPDPIVCLIDGAVTGGLSFTGFENPMNHETAIWINAVFVSPKFRRLGIASRLIEKSHGEAPELFALTDIPELYTQLGWTLVSTGESGTIVRHT; from the coding sequence ATGGGTTTAATTGACTTTAAATCCACGTACACCATAGTTTTTTCTGGTAATAAGAAGCACCTCCAGATGCAAATAGTAACGGCTAAACCAGAATCACAATTAGCTGCAGATTTATTGTTACTATTAAAGAATGAATGGCCGGAATTTGAAGATTTTAAACAAGAAAAGCTCGGTCTACGAATTCCCGACCCAATCGTTTGCTTAATCGACGGTGCAGTGACTGGCGGATTGTCATTCACAGGCTTTGAAAACCCAATGAATCACGAGACTGCAATTTGGATTAATGCTGTATTCGTGTCGCCAAAATTTCGAAGGTTGGGGATTGCCAGTAGATTGATCGAAAAGTCACACGGGGAAGCGCCTGAATTATTCGCACTCACTGATATTCCGGAACTTTACACGCAACTTGGCTGGACGTTAGTTTCCACCGGGGAGAGCGGAACTATAGTGCGGCATACTTAA
- a CDS encoding cupin domain-containing protein translates to MALSRNLFEAFVVLNSTQSASVEAVDASLYERLDSTYNNMSGCQLVSCYTFTSDWQNSEMHPNGDELVILLSGEVTFVLEQPTGDEYVTLAKQGDFVLVRKGVWHMAKTEVESTLLFVTPGEGTEHRA, encoded by the coding sequence ATGGCTTTATCACGAAATCTTTTTGAAGCGTTTGTCGTTCTCAACTCTACTCAATCCGCGAGTGTCGAAGCTGTGGATGCATCGCTCTACGAGCGACTGGATAGCACATACAACAATATGAGCGGCTGCCAGCTGGTATCCTGCTACACCTTCACATCGGATTGGCAAAACAGCGAAATGCACCCCAACGGCGACGAGCTGGTAATTCTACTTTCAGGCGAAGTCACCTTTGTGCTCGAGCAGCCCACGGGTGACGAATACGTAACCTTGGCAAAGCAGGGTGATTTTGTGCTGGTCCGCAAAGGTGTGTGGCACATGGCTAAAACAGAAGTTGAGTCGACCTTATTGTTTGTAACGCCGGGGGAAGGTACGGAGCATAGAGCGTGA
- a CDS encoding serine hydrolase domain-containing protein translates to MQTQLGRMRIYGSIKQGRHEKQKIKLAFRIVLFTATAASMFFVPWILVKAWILPLPDTVREQVNEAIGHGFDGMIVYIDQTGKPPASYTGGWKDRDNKIPADHNALFKIAIVEKLYIAVSIAKLAKQRRLSLDETVADYFPELQGKIQHAKKITLRMLAQHRSGIPNFTSNPDYWKNKQENGDRALEFALALPTSFKPDKSYEYSKTNYLLLGKVIERVTGYTHHQYIKDEILAPLNLTIRFFR, encoded by the coding sequence ATGCAAACGCAACTAGGCCGCATGAGAATATACGGATCAATAAAGCAAGGAAGACATGAAAAACAAAAAATAAAGCTAGCATTCCGAATAGTGCTATTTACCGCAACAGCGGCCTCCATGTTCTTTGTGCCATGGATATTAGTAAAGGCCTGGATATTGCCACTCCCAGACACCGTTCGAGAGCAAGTTAATGAAGCAATCGGTCATGGCTTTGACGGAATGATTGTTTATATTGACCAAACGGGAAAGCCGCCAGCATCTTATACCGGCGGCTGGAAAGACCGAGATAATAAAATACCCGCCGACCATAATGCCTTATTTAAAATTGCGATTGTCGAGAAACTATATATCGCGGTTTCTATCGCCAAACTGGCTAAACAAAGGCGCTTATCTTTAGATGAAACCGTTGCAGACTATTTTCCGGAACTCCAGGGAAAAATCCAACACGCAAAAAAAATCACTTTAAGAATGCTGGCTCAGCATCGCAGTGGTATTCCCAACTTCACCAGCAATCCGGATTACTGGAAAAATAAACAAGAAAACGGTGACCGCGCCCTAGAATTTGCGCTTGCGTTACCAACCAGCTTTAAACCGGATAAAAGTTATGAATATTCAAAAACGAATTATTTACTGCTGGGAAAAGTAATTGAAAGGGTGACCGGCTACACTCATCATCAATATATCAAGGATGAAATATTGGCACCTCTTAACTTAACAATACGTTTTTTTCGATAA